A section of the Leptospira barantonii genome encodes:
- a CDS encoding RelA/SpoT family protein, translated as MGFVKAPATKDMLLEGVRETLGDHAYDFVHKAYDVSEQAHQGQFRLSGEPYIVHPLQVGFILYELGLDEKVICAGLLHDVIEDTEYSRDDMIRDFGEDITDLVEGVTKISKIKSQSKETEAAENIRKIIVATIKDIRVILIKLADKTHNMRTLSFQPPEKQRRIAQETLSLYAPIAGRLGIYKIKSELEDLAFQILNPEEYQDVKKNINSKKSEREGFIETLKIILLQRLSEIQIEADVDGRAKHFYSIYRKMKLKEKTFNEIFDLRAIRIIANEVKDCYGVLGIVHTLWNPVPGRFKDYIATPKTNMYQSLHTTVIGPDGKPLEVQIRTREMNDIAEYGIAAHWMYKESKPSPSGKSVKVKWLELLSSWQDSALDPKEFVEELKYDLHEDEVFVFTPKGEILQLPKGATILDFAFRIHTDVGLKAKGGRINGRMLPLRTEIRSGDQIEIITDKRTKPSPIWLRIVRTPSARQKLRAYFRRLREETKKDLQQEAEFAAEITLNAEVLEELKKKPSSKPAKQIDLDAGKVIVAGLRGIPVRLSGCCSPLPGDEIIGFVTRGRGVSIHKKGCATAKQQEQEESMRVITVEWDYGQSESIPVMIEVKSKDRQGIFMEIVKSISNTQTNIRESKASTDQRGNLVASFEVDVEHLDQLKEILSNLKQIPDVYQAHRIKN; from the coding sequence ATGGGATTCGTGAAGGCCCCTGCAACCAAAGATATGCTCCTCGAAGGAGTTCGTGAAACCCTCGGAGATCACGCATACGATTTCGTTCATAAGGCGTATGACGTATCAGAACAAGCGCATCAGGGACAATTTCGTTTATCAGGAGAACCTTATATAGTTCATCCTCTTCAGGTCGGATTCATTCTTTACGAACTCGGTTTGGACGAGAAGGTGATCTGCGCGGGACTTCTGCACGACGTAATCGAAGATACCGAATATTCCCGAGACGATATGATCCGCGACTTCGGCGAAGACATTACCGATCTTGTGGAAGGTGTCACTAAAATTTCCAAGATCAAAAGTCAGTCCAAGGAAACCGAAGCGGCGGAGAATATCCGCAAGATCATCGTTGCGACGATCAAAGATATCCGAGTCATTCTCATCAAACTCGCGGATAAGACGCATAACATGCGGACTCTTTCCTTTCAGCCTCCCGAAAAACAAAGAAGAATCGCGCAGGAAACCCTTTCCTTATACGCGCCGATCGCGGGTAGATTAGGGATTTATAAAATTAAATCCGAACTCGAAGACCTCGCGTTTCAGATTTTAAACCCGGAAGAATACCAGGACGTTAAGAAGAACATCAATTCCAAGAAGTCGGAAAGAGAAGGTTTTATCGAAACCTTGAAGATCATTCTTCTACAAAGACTTTCCGAAATTCAGATCGAAGCGGACGTGGACGGAAGGGCGAAACATTTTTATTCCATCTATCGCAAGATGAAACTCAAAGAGAAAACCTTCAACGAAATCTTCGATCTCAGAGCGATTCGCATCATCGCGAACGAGGTGAAGGATTGTTACGGTGTATTAGGAATCGTGCATACTCTTTGGAATCCGGTTCCCGGTCGTTTTAAGGATTATATCGCCACTCCGAAGACGAACATGTATCAATCTCTTCATACGACTGTGATCGGTCCGGACGGAAAACCTCTCGAGGTTCAGATTCGCACTCGTGAAATGAACGATATCGCCGAATACGGAATCGCCGCGCACTGGATGTATAAGGAAAGTAAACCTTCTCCATCCGGAAAGAGCGTCAAAGTAAAGTGGCTCGAGCTTCTCAGCTCATGGCAGGATTCCGCTCTCGATCCGAAAGAATTCGTCGAAGAACTCAAATACGATCTTCACGAAGACGAAGTTTTCGTTTTCACTCCGAAAGGAGAAATTCTCCAGTTACCGAAGGGTGCGACCATTCTCGACTTCGCGTTTCGAATTCATACCGATGTCGGTTTAAAAGCAAAGGGCGGAAGAATCAACGGTAGAATGCTACCTCTCCGAACCGAAATTAGATCCGGAGATCAGATCGAAATCATCACCGATAAAAGAACAAAACCTTCTCCGATTTGGTTGCGGATCGTTAGAACTCCTTCCGCAAGACAAAAACTGCGGGCCTATTTTAGAAGACTTCGAGAAGAAACCAAAAAGGATCTTCAACAAGAAGCCGAGTTTGCGGCGGAAATTACGCTTAACGCGGAAGTTTTAGAAGAGCTTAAGAAAAAACCTTCCTCAAAACCCGCGAAACAAATCGACTTGGATGCGGGTAAGGTCATCGTCGCGGGACTTCGCGGAATTCCCGTAAGACTTTCCGGCTGTTGTTCTCCTCTTCCCGGCGACGAGATCATCGGATTTGTCACTCGGGGAAGAGGCGTGAGCATTCATAAAAAAGGATGTGCAACCGCAAAACAACAAGAGCAGGAAGAATCCATGCGGGTCATCACCGTCGAATGGGATTACGGTCAGAGCGAATCAATTCCAGTGATGATCGAAGTGAAGTCGAAGGATCGACAAGGTATCTTTATGGAAATTGTGAAGTCGATTTCCAACACACAAACCAATATCCGGGAGTCCAAGGCGAGTACGGATCAAAGAGGAAACTTGGTGGCGAGTTTCGAAGTGGACGTGGAACATTTGGATCAGCTCAAGGAAATTTTGAGCAATCTCAAACAGATTCCGGACGTATATCAAGCGCATAGAATTAAGAATTAA
- the nadC gene encoding carboxylating nicotinate-nucleotide diphosphorylase, whose protein sequence is MWLSHCKTFFSSQMKRAYTHPISSLSYQDYETLVKLAWEEDCPDEDITSVSLFSPDQKATASLNAREPGVLCGTGVLEVLNTLCGNGIRSELFKKDGENFQKGDTLLKIHGSLVHILRIERILLNFLQYLSGISTRTGEVVQKYGQKGLMILDTRKTLPGYRKLAKYAVYCGGGSNHRLNLSEMAMIKDNHLAMYSSSHEPVGKIKARFPGRLVEVEIDGLSQLEDVIGSGAEVILLDNFSLEDTKLAYSILKQKAPNVQIEFSGGITPEKLEAFSEFSGAGVSMGYLTHTTRFLDLGLDIEQH, encoded by the coding sequence TTGTGGCTTTCGCATTGTAAAACTTTCTTTAGCAGTCAAATGAAACGCGCTTATACTCATCCGATTTCTTCCCTAAGCTATCAAGATTATGAAACCCTGGTAAAACTTGCCTGGGAAGAAGATTGTCCCGACGAAGACATCACATCCGTTTCTCTTTTTTCCCCCGACCAAAAAGCGACCGCGAGTTTGAACGCAAGAGAACCCGGCGTTCTTTGTGGAACAGGAGTATTAGAAGTTTTGAATACTCTTTGTGGAAACGGAATTCGGTCGGAACTTTTTAAAAAGGATGGGGAGAATTTTCAAAAAGGAGATACCCTTTTGAAAATTCACGGAAGCCTCGTTCATATACTTAGAATCGAAAGAATTCTTCTTAATTTTTTACAATATCTTTCCGGTATCTCCACTCGAACCGGAGAAGTCGTTCAAAAATACGGACAAAAAGGTCTGATGATTTTGGACACACGCAAAACTCTTCCCGGTTATCGCAAGCTCGCAAAGTATGCGGTTTACTGCGGAGGCGGAAGCAATCACAGACTCAATCTTTCCGAGATGGCAATGATCAAAGACAATCATCTCGCGATGTATTCTTCCTCGCACGAACCGGTTGGAAAAATCAAAGCACGGTTTCCCGGCAGACTGGTCGAAGTCGAAATCGATGGACTGTCACAGCTCGAAGACGTGATCGGTTCCGGCGCCGAAGTGATTCTTCTTGATAATTTTTCATTGGAAGATACAAAGCTGGCGTATTCCATTCTCAAGCAAAAGGCGCCTAACGTGCAGATTGAATTTTCGGGAGGAATTACTCCGGAAAAACTCGAAGCGTTTTCCGAGTTTTCGGGGGCGGGTGTGAGCATGGGTTATTTGACGCACACGACCCGTTTTCTGGATCTCGGTCTGGACATAGAGCAACACTGA